From a region of the Oryza sativa Japonica Group chromosome 6, ASM3414082v1 genome:
- the LOC4341648 gene encoding protein S-acyltransferase 24: MASEIEVLEDTTTTMAASAAPVAPASPSPSPAAAADGEEGEGPAPAAEDDSLKNDVYTAAAYGDLEKLQRLVEGEGHPVTEPDGLGYHALQWAALNNRVAAAQYILEHGADVNAVDHTGQTALHWSAVRGHIQVAELLLKEGAKVDVADLYGYQATHVAAQYGQTAFIYHIVAKWNADPDVPDNDGRSPLHWAAYKGFADSIRLLLYLDAYRGRQDKEGCTPLHWAAIRGNLEACTVLVQAGKKDDLMVKDKTGLTPAQLAADKSHRQVAFFLDNAKRVYDRGCDGNTNFGKLSKLGLAPVLWCIIVGLLATYIHSVISGQYIMDMTAPFGLFAWSGVFLATAGLVMFYKCSRKDPGYIKANIRDSQNQRDDEPLLKLELDNPALLSGNWSQLCITCKIVRPVRSKHCSTCDRCVEQFDHHCPWVSNCIGKKNKWEFFMFITLEVFAMIITGSAAIIRMVRDPASPASFIPWLSYSAFNHTGALSFFIMDLFLFFGVAVLAVVQASQIAKNITTNEMANSMRYSYLRGPGGRFRNPFDHGARKNCSEFLLNGYNEDIERLDHTSHTDEEMGMIQMTNAVSQNGEGPSHHGNGTGHSCAESHAHSKSHSQVSSSQCCDHSKKTDRTPLGLGLGLGRNSASRQYVRSLLPL; this comes from the exons ATGGCGTCGGAGATCGAGGTGCTCGAGGACACCACCACCACgatggccgcctccgccgcccccgtGGCGCCCGcgtccccatccccatcccccgccgccgctgccgacggcgaggagggggaggggccgGCCCCTGCGGCGGAGGACGACTCGCTGAAGAACGACGTgtacacggcggcggcgtacggcgATCTGGAGAAGCTGCAGCGGCTAGTGGAGGGGGAGGGCCACCCGGTCACGGAGCCCGACGGCCTCGGCTACCACGCGCTCCAGTGGGCCGCCCTCAAcaaccgcgtcgccgccgcgcagtACATCCTCGAG CATGGAGCAGATGTAAATGCTGTGGACCACACTGGGCAAACAGCACTTCACTGGAGTGCTGTACGTGGACACATCCAAGTTGCTGAGCTTCTTCTGAAAGAAGGAGCTAAGGTGGATGTTGCTGATTTATACGGTTATCAG GCAACACATGTTGCAGCGCAGTATGGCCAGACAGcatttatttatcatattgttGCGAAGTGGAATGCTGATCCAGATGTCCCTGATAATGATGGAAGAAGCCCACTGCACTG GGCTGCTTACAAGGGATTTGCGGATTCTATACGTCTCCTTTTGTATTTGGATGCTTATAGGGGGCGGCAGGATAAAGAAG GTTGTACCCCTTTACATTGGGCTGCTATTAGGGGGAACCTGGAGGCATGCACTGTGCTAGTTCAGGCTGGCAAaaaggatgacttgatggtgaAGGATAAGACTGGTCTAACTCCAGCACAGCTTGCTGCTGATAAGAGTCATCGGCAAGTTGCATTTTTTCTT GACAATGCTAAAAGGGTATATGATAGAGGATGTGATGGGAATACCAATTTTGGAAAGCTATCGAAACTGGGGCTAGCTCCTGTACTTTGGTGTATTATTGTTGGCTTGCTTGCTACATATATACACTCTGTTATATCAG GTCAATATATCATGGATATGACAGCACCATTTGGGCTGTTTGCATGGTCAGGAGTTTTCCTTGCAACTGCTGGCCTAGTCATGTTCTATAAATGTAGCAG GAAAGATCCTGGCTACATCAAAGCAAATATACGAGATTCACAAAATCAAAGGGATGAT GAACCTTTGTTGAAGTTGGAGTTAGACAATCCCGCACTTCTGTCTGGTAACTGGTCACAGCTTTGTATAACATGCAAA ATTGTGAGACCTGTTCGTTCGAAGCATTGTTCTACATGTGATCGCTGTGTTGAGCAGTTTGACCATCACTGTCCTTGGGTATCTAATTGCATTGGCAAG AAGAACAAATGGGAATTCTTCATGTTCATCACTCTAGAAGTTTTTGCAATGATCATTACTGGTTCTGCTGCCATTATAA GGATGGTAAGAGATCCGGCTTCTCCAGCATCCTTTATTCCTTGGCTCAGCTATTCTGCTTTTAACCATACTGGGGCACTTTCCTTTTTCATAATGgacctcttccttttcttcggTGTTGCAGTTCTAGCAGTAGTCCAGGCATCTCAG ATAGCGAAGAACATTACAACAAACGAGATGGCAAATTCCATGAGATACAGTTATCTAAGAGGTCCAGGTGGAAGATTCAGAAACCCATTTGACCATGGAGCGCGCAAGAACTGCTCAGAATTCTTGTTAAATGGATACAATGAGGACATTGAACGTCTTGATCATACGTCACACACTGATGAGGAAATGGGAATGATACAGATGACAAACGCAGTCTCTCAGAATGGCGAGGGCCCTTCCCACCATGGTAACGGCACTGGCCATTCTTGTGCTGAATCACATGCTCACTCAAAATCTCACAGTCAAGTAAGTTCATCTCAGTGTTGTGACCACAGTAAGAAGACCGATAGAACACCATTGGGCCTAGGGCTGGGCCTTGGACGAAACAGTGCTTCCCGGCAGTATGTCCGGTCTCTTCTCCCATTGTGA